In Cryptococcus gattii WM276 chromosome B, complete sequence, the DNA window ATGTAGTCTGATGTTTACGCTCCAACCGTATGGTCCATAGCCCCTCCTCACCATTACAAGGTAACTATTAGATTTAGTTCATCAGCAGATGGCTTATTAGCGCGCAGATGCGTGGGGCCGGACTGACTGGCGGACTGGCGGACTGACGGATGGAGGAGCTCGAAAGAGGTGCACCTCCGCCTGGTGGACTGGAGGCAAAAAGCGAACAAGTTAGGTATGTTTTTAGGAGACCGTCGTTTGCCGTGAAACGTTGATAGATCTGAGCTTTCCGGGGCGTCTGAAGCAATAGGTTCTCGATCCGGTGGGTCGGGCCGAACGACGACAGCTCTTCGCATCGGATAAAAGCGACATTACCGAAAAGGATCTGCGCCTGTACCCCCTTTGGCTTCTTGAACCCATCAACTCTCTACACATTTAATCATAGGATCCATATGCCTTCACAAAGAGTAATCCTAGTGACAGGTGCCTCAGGCGGCATTGGTCGTGCCACTTCCATCGCTCTCTCCAATACTTTCCCTTCACCTGCTCAACCTGAACAGCTTGTTCTTGTTCTTGTCGGCCGACGGCAAGCAGAGCTTGAGGAGACGGGAAGGCAGTGTAGGGATGGGACATTGATAGAAGTTGCCACTGGAGATGCTAGCAATGAGGAGGATGTAAAGAGGATCTTTGAAATCGTAAAGTCCAAATATGGCAGACTTGATGTCTTATTCAATGTAAGTCCGGTAAATTATTGGCAAAAAAACAGCAGCTGAACTagatgatgaagaatgCCGGTATCAACGACAAGTCTCCGGGAGAGTTTGAAGACCAGGATATGGATGTGTTCCGAAGAGTATTGGACATCAATATCATGTCTGCTGTCCTCGTTAGTACTATGTTTTCTAATCGCAGAGACTATGGCTGATCTCCCATATGTGTAGTTCACGAAACACGCTTTTCACCTCATGAAAGCTCAGGAGCCTCAAGGTGGTAGGATTATCAACAATGGTAGCATCTCTGCTACAAGTCCCCGACCCAGTGAGTTGACAACAACTCAACAGTAAACCCTTCTGCAATCCACTAACTGAGAATCAGACAACACCGCTTATACTCTTTCTAAGCACGCCATCCATGGTCTGACTCGCTCAACATCCCTTGATGGACGAAAATACCACATCACATGCACTGAGTTGGACATCGGTAACGCGGCTACCGATCTGGGATCACACGTCAAGGCTGGGTCGCTTCAGGCAGACGGCACAAAGAAAGTTGAGCCCTTGATGCACGTGGATAATGTGGCTAAGACAGTAGCATTTATTGCGAGTCTTCCCGCAGAGGCGGATATATTAAGCCTGGAGATCATGTGAGCGGCATTATTTCAAACAAGAAGGTGGACTGATTAACGATATCTTTAGTGCTTCTGGTATGCCATATGTTGGACGAGGTTAAGTGGTGGATTGTGGCAGTAATGGAAGTAGATTGTCTGCCTGTGCTTTTGTATATGTGATAGTTCTTCTCCATGCAAGGTACATCGTCTTGTCGTACAGGGCGTTGGACCTTCCTAAATACTTGAACAGTACTACCGTATTTAGTACAGACTGTTGAATAGTTAAGACATAAATAAAAAAGGTTCCCCGAAAAGTGCCACAGCCACCGTCCCTGTAACTCCGCCTCCACCGGTTGTCACCACCCTCGGCTCCCCATCTCGTTCGTCACCCCCACTTTCCGAAAGGACCTGCAACAGTTTCcattctcttctttcttcttctccatgTTCAGGTCTATTCTCACCACCTCTCGTCCCCTCGCTAGACAACCTCTCCGGCAATTTACTACTACAGCTATCAAAATGGGTGTTACTGTTGAGGTTCGTATCTTCGGCTTCCTCTCGTGGTGACTGTTAGGTCCTCCGGTGCATCTCAGCTTTAGTGCCTGACAATGTTGACGGATTTTCTTGCCTTCGACAGAACATTTCTGCTGGTGACGGCAAGACCTTCCCCCGTCCTGGAGACTCTGTTACCATTCACTGTAAGTTGAGCCCAACCCGCCTCCTGTGTATCGAGGGACGAGATTGCAATACTGACATGATGGCGAACCATCGTTATGTTATCAGACGTTGGCACCCTCCTTGACGGTTCCAAGTTCGACTCTTCCCGAGACCGTGGAACCCCATTCGTATGCCGAATTGGTCAGGGGTAGGTAACTCCCAAGGTGCAAATATTGATTTACGCTGATGCTGTTTCGTAGCCAAGTCATCAGGGGTTGGGATGAGGGTGTTCCTCAGCTCTCCGTCGGCCAAAAGGCTAACCTCATTTGCACCCCTGATTATGGTATGCAAAATCCCTGTTGCGACAAATGAATCCTGACTTCTGTTAATTAGCCTACGGTGCTCGGGGTTTCCCTCCTGTTATCCCCCCTAACTCCACTCTCAAGTTTGAGGGTATGTCTGCTTTTCGCCGATACTGCGAACATGACACTGATCATCGCTATAGTTGAGCTCCTCAAGGTCAACTAAATTTATCGCGCAGATAAATAGATGATCTTAAATTAGGAAATTTGAATGGCAGTAAGACAATTTAAGTAAACGATGAGATCAAAGATGTCGCAGATGCTTTTAAATGTTCCAGGATTGCATTGCTGCCGAGCCACTAAATAATAAATAGGTTTTTTACTATCATTCGATCAGCTTTTGATTTGTTCACTCTACAGTGATACTACTGATAGATATGTCTTCGAATGGTCTGTCGTTTTTGTCCGTTTTCGCGTCTTCTATGGCGTCTACACTGTCCAAACCTCCGACTGCTCGCCCAAACACGCTAAAACTCTGTGTGTTAGGGTATGCTAACAAGGGCGCCAGTCTTCAAACTCACGTGTGTTTGCCATCTAACCATTGACAGGGCACTGTAGTAATGAAGAACTGAGATCCATTGGTCCCAGGTCCTGCCGTAAAGCGTTAGCTTTACGTAGGAAAAGCAGCAACAGTCGACACACCTGCATTAGCCATTGAAAGGGTATACGGTCGATCATGCCTAAGCTTGGGGGAGATTTCGTCCTCAAAAGTACCACCCCAAATACTTTCGCCACCGGTACCGTCCTGCAGATCACGTCAGTCCAGATTCCTTGGCAGGTATAAGAAGGACTGCTTACTCCAAAAGGATCACCACCTTGAATCATCTAGAGTTTATTTAGCCATTTAAAGCTTTTGGAATTACAATATACTCACAAATTTCTTGATGATACGATGAAAGATTGTTCCATTGTAGTACCCTGGGTGTTCGTTCAGTAAACCAATTTAGAAGCAATACTTGGAAGAAGCGCACCGTTTCGAGCGTGGGTGATGAAGTTCTCTACAGTCTTGGGTGCTTCATCAGGGAAGAGTTGAACAGAGATATCACCCTTGGTAGTATGGATCGTGCAACGTTTAGCCGAAGGACgtttcttctcttccacGGGAACTGCCACAGTCTGCTCCTCTCTTGTAGGTCTCTCGTTGAACACGTCACGCTCGCCTTTACTCTCTCTATATTATGACCATGTCAACACATATAAAGCGAATACTTATGATGAAAGATACGCACTCTTTGTCACTGCGAGCGAATAAATAGAATCTTTGCTTTTGGTATGCGGTAGCAAACAAGTGGGGGTCTCGAGAAGCTTTGTCCTGTAATAAGGGGTTCGCCGACGCCGCCATTTGGACAGTGGTCACACCTTTCTTAGCTGGAGCGCCTTGATACAGGGCG includes these proteins:
- a CDS encoding uncharacterized protein (Similar to TIGR gene model, INSD accession AAW42011.1), with amino-acid sequence MPSQRVILVTGASGGIGRATSIALSNTFPSPAQPEQLVLVLVGRRQAELEETGRQCRDGTLIEVATGDASNEEDVKRIFEIVKSKYGRLDVLFNNAGINDKSPGEFEDQDMDVFRRVLDINIMSAVLFTKHAFHLMKAQEPQGGRIINNGSISATSPRPNNTAYTLSKHAIHGLTRSTSLDGRKYHITCTELDIGNAATDLGSHVKAGSLQADGTKKVEPLMHVDNVAKTVAFIASLPAEADILSLEIIASGMPYVGRG
- a CDS encoding Macrolide-binding protein FKBP12 (Similar to TIGR gene model, INSD accession AAW41744.1) encodes the protein MFRSILTTSRPLARQPLRQFTTTAIKMGVTVENISAGDGKTFPRPGDSVTIHYVGTLLDGSKFDSSRDRGTPFVCRIGQGQVIRGWDEGVPQLSVGQKANLICTPDYAYGARGFPPVIPPNSTLKFEVELLKVN